A window of Chitinophagaceae bacterium genomic DNA:
AAGCTACTGAACAGATTTGTCAATTTCTTTTAAATAACCGGGCAGACAGACACAGCGTTTTGGTGAGTATTGGTGGTGGAGTAATTACAGATTTAGGTGGGTTTGCTGCTTCCATTTATCAGAGAGGCATTGAAAGTATTTATATACCCACTTCCCTTTTAGGTATGTGTGACGCTGCTATAGGCGGTAAAACAGGTGTAAACTTCAAACATTTCAAAAATCAAATTGGCACATTTGCCTTTGCTGAATCAGTATTAATCCTACCTTCATTACTCGAAACCCTGCCTCTAAAAGAATTTAAGTCCGGAGTAGCTGAAATGTTAAAACATCTATTGATTTGCAATAAGCAGGCATTTGAGAGTTTTATACTTCCGGAAAAGCTAAGTGAATTGACAGTAGAATCAATCAAACAGGCGGTTTTAATCAAACAAGAAATTGTAAAAAGTGATTTTAAAGAAAGTGAAAACAGAAAAAAGTTAAATTTGGGGCATACTTTCGGGCATGCATTGGAAAGTTACTTTTTGAAATATCTTCCGGATGAAGTCCCTCATGGATATGCCATTGCTGCCGGAATTATAATGGAAAGTTTTTGTAATTTGAAGCTAAATCATTTAAATAAAAAAGCTTTTCAACAAATTTGTCAAAAAATTTACCCTTACTTTCCTCATCTGTCTTTTCCTGTAACTACCATTCCTGAAATTTCAGACTTTATGACAAGCGATAAAAAAAACAGAAAGGATAATAATTACATTTGCCTCTTGAGTGATATAGGTTCTGCGCAACCTGAAGTATTGATTGACAATAATTTGATTGCTGAAGCGCTTCGTTTTTATTCTAATAAAAACTATCAAAACTAAACGGAAATATATTACAAATGGAGATAGTAAAAATTAGCCCGCCTCAAAAAAATGAACTTTCTGCAAAAGTAGAACTACCGCTTTCTAAAAGCATACTAAACAGACAACTTATCATTCATGCACTTAACGGAACATTATCTGAATTAAATTTACCGGAAACACTCCCCGAAGACTCTCTTTTACTGCATGAAGCTTTAAATAATAAAAATGAAAAAGTGTACTGTGGACATGGGGGAACTACTTTTAGATTTTTGCTTGCCTACTTTTCACTTAAAAAAAAGCCTGTTGTCTTTGAAGGCAGCAACCGATTAGGGAACAGGCCGGCAGAGCCATTGATAAATGCACTGGAACAAATGGGTCATACTTTTATTAGAGGAAAAGAAAACTTATTTCCACTTACAATGATTCCGGCAAAAGAAATCAAGACAAACTCTATTGAAATTGAAGCAAGTCATAGCAGTCAATTTATATCTGCGCTGCTTTTAATAGCTCCTTATTTACCTCAAGGATTAATCATCAAATTGAAGGGTAAAACAGTTAGTGAACCCTATATTTACATGACAATTGCTTTGATGGAAAAGTATGGCATTAAAACTGAGAAGTTTTTCGATGGTTTTAAAGTAAAGCCGGGAGAGTATAAAACAAAAGTGATTGATACTGAAGGAGATTGGTCCTCTGCCTCCTATTGGATAGCTTTAGCCTCATTAAGTAAAAAAGCAAAGATAGAGCTGTTTCCTTTGGACGAAAAAAGCATTCAGGGAGATTCTAAACTTTTGGATTGGATGGATTTTATGGGTTTAAAATACCATTTTAATAAAAGGCATTTATATATCGAGAGTTCCGGAAATTCTTCATCAGTACCTTCAAACTTAGATTTTTCAGATACTCCTGACTTAATGATGACTATGGCCTGTTGGGCAAAAGCTAAAAATATGACTATTTCAATGAAAGGACTGGAAACATTGGCCGGTAAAGAATCTGACAGAGTTAAAACAACACAGATGGAGCTTGATAAAATCTCCCTATCAAAAGGAGGTTTAATTGCAATTAAGGAATCTATAGAAACGCATTCCGATCATCGTATTGCTTTAGCCATGAGTGTTTTTGGAATTTTTACGGAAATTGAAATTCAAAATCCTGACGTTATCAGAAAGTCCTATCCCGGGTACTGGAATGATATGAAACAGGCAGGGTTTTCAGTTGATTTTTACACAACAAGTATGTACTGATTCTCATTTATAACAGCTTAAGAGCAGATATACCACCATCAACTTTTAAAATTTGACCGCTAATCCAGGAAGACTTTTCTTTTGACAGTAAAAAAGCTGCCATTTGAGCTAAATCTTCCGGTTTACCTACACTTTTTAAAGGATGACGTTCTTCTGAAGCTCTTCTTTTGTCATCATTAGCTAAAAGCTTAGCAGCCAGAGGTGTATCAGTAAGTGAAGGGGCTATGGCATTTACTCTGATTGAAGGTGCCCATTCTGCTGCCAAAGATCTTGTTAAACCCTCTACAGCACCCTTAGCTGCAGCTATAGAGGCATGAAAAGGCATACCTAAAGTAACGGCTACTGTACTAAATAAAACTACAGATGCATCTTTTGATTTTTTCAATCTTGGAAATGCCCATTGCAGGGATTTTACGGCACCTAAAAAATTAATATCCAAATCTCTTTGAAAATCTTCTGTTTTTAAACCCCTGAATGGTTTGAGGTTGATAGTCCCGGGTAGATAAACAAAACCATCTATTGCCTCATCCATATCCGGCAACTCATCTTTTTCAACATCAAAAGTATGATGCGTTACTCCTTCCATTGATTTTAAATTTGTAGAATTTCTGCTAAAAACATGAACAGTATTTCCACTTTCTGTAAGTATTTCAGCTAATTTTAGACCAATCCCGCTTCCGCCGCCTATGAGTACATAATTCATAATAATATTTTATCAATCAACACTACCTATGAGTAAAATGTTTAAAGAAATCTGTTCCGATGGATTTATAAAAAGTATTCTTGTATAGCAATTAAGTAATAGACAATGAATTTTATTAAGTCAAAAAACTGACATTTATGTCGTCTTACATCTTTTTACTTGCAGAATATTGTTTAATATTATTTTCATTTTATTAAACAAATTTAGACGATATTTACATTGTATTAATAGGATATTAAATAAGTTTAAAACTAAAATTATGGGAAAGTTAGG
This region includes:
- a CDS encoding 3-dehydroquinate synthase translates to MENVLYIHDVLELEQKLTELTKGKKVFYLTEETVYLHVIKEDLKHLLNGPMLIVSPGEKNKNLQATEQICQFLLNNRADRHSVLVSIGGGVITDLGGFAASIYQRGIESIYIPTSLLGMCDAAIGGKTGVNFKHFKNQIGTFAFAESVLILPSLLETLPLKEFKSGVAEMLKHLLICNKQAFESFILPEKLSELTVESIKQAVLIKQEIVKSDFKESENRKKLNLGHTFGHALESYFLKYLPDEVPHGYAIAAGIIMESFCNLKLNHLNKKAFQQICQKIYPYFPHLSFPVTTIPEISDFMTSDKKNRKDNNYICLLSDIGSAQPEVLIDNNLIAEALRFYSNKNYQN
- a CDS encoding SDR family oxidoreductase, which codes for MNYVLIGGGSGIGLKLAEILTESGNTVHVFSRNSTNLKSMEGVTHHTFDVEKDELPDMDEAIDGFVYLPGTINLKPFRGLKTEDFQRDLDINFLGAVKSLQWAFPRLKKSKDASVVLFSTVAVTLGMPFHASIAAAKGAVEGLTRSLAAEWAPSIRVNAIAPSLTDTPLAAKLLANDDKRRASEERHPLKSVGKPEDLAQMAAFLLSKEKSSWISGQILKVDGGISALKLL